CTTAGAATGCTTAATCAAGCAAAACTGAATCGTGATTTAGCTTACCAATTTTTATCATTTCTTGTTGATGACAAAGTTGAGTCTGTCGCAATTGCCGATAAAGATGTCCCAATGCCAATAATGAGCAAGGAAGAGATGTTAAATAGAAATATTGATATTCAAAAAGCTAAAATGGGTTTAAAGATAACTGATTTGGCATTAGGTGTTGAAAGAGCCAGCTTTTATCCTCAAATAGGTGCATTTGCTGAATATGGAAGTGCAGATGATCAATTTATGAATGATTTTTCTGATAAAGATGCTTATACTGTCGGAGTTCAATTGAAGTGGAATATCTTTAATGGTTTGATAGATAAGTCTAAATATGAAAAAGCCCGTGTGCAAAATTTGAAAGTAAGACATCAAGTAGAGCTTGCAAAAAAAGGTATTGCTCTAAAAATAGATAAAATCATTACTGAGATTAAGAGTAAAGAGTATGATATTAAATCACTACAAGAGAAGGTAAAACTTGCTCGACGTGTTTATGAGAACTACTATAACCGTTATAAAGAGGGTCTGATCTCCATTAACGATGTACTCATTAAAAACAGTGAAGAGATACAGGCTGTTTTGAAATTGGCTGAAACACGCAATGCAAGAAATGACAAAGTCTTTGAACTTGAAAATATCATAAATAAAGGAACGCTATGAAAAAGATTGCTCTTTTAATAACACTGTTTGCTGCTATTTTAAGTGCAGCTGATTTGACGTTGACAGGTAGTGTGGTCTCTGACAATCAAAAGATGATGACCAGTCGCTATATGGGGTTTGTAAAGAAGGTATATGTTGTTGAAGGTGAGCGTGTCAAAAAAGGACAGCTACTTTATACTATTGATTCAAAAGAGATTGATAGTGCAAAATCACAGGTAGAGTTGGCTATATCTCAAGCAGAGCTTGCTTTACAGATGAACCGTAACCAATATAACAATATTTTAACTAACCTTGCACGCCATGAACGTCTTTTTAAAAAAGGTATGGTTTCAAAATATGAGTTGGAAAACTTGCAGCTTGCAGCTGAAAATACAAAAGCTATGATAGAGATAGCAAAAAAGCAGGTAGAACAGGCAAAAGCAAAGCTTAAAGAGGTTCTTAACCAGTATAAATATTTAGATGTTCGTGCACCTAACAGCGGTGTTGTTGTTGAAAAAAGAATTAATGCAGGTGAAATGGCAATTCCTGGTATGCCAGCTATTATTTTAACAGATTTAAGCAGTCTGAAAATAATGACAGAAATTTCTGAGAGTAATCTCAAAGATGTAAAAGTAGGACAAAAGGTTAAGGTCTCTATTCCTTCAATAGGCTATGAGAAAGAGGGTGAAGTCTATGCCATTATTCCTAGCTCTAACCCTATGACACATCAGTTTAGAATAAAAGTATCATTCGACTATAAAGGATATAGAGTCTATCCTGGGATGTATGCCCAAGTTACAATCAGTAAATAAAAGGATAGCATATGAAAGAAGTTAAACGCTATCAGCCAAAGGATGTTGCAGGAAAACTTGCAGTTGGTTTTCTGCATAATCCATTAACACCTATTCTTGGTATATTTTTATTAATAATTGGATATATATCGCTAGAAATTATGCCTCGTGAAGAAGACCCACAAATTGCTGTGGCAGGAGGTACTATAATTGTACCTATGCCTGGTGCGACACCAAGAGAGGTGGAAAATATTATTGTCAATCCTCTAGAGAGAAAAATTCGTGAGATAAAAGGGGTTGAACATGTTTATGGCATAGCCATGAACAATGTTGGTGTTGTTAATGTTATGTATTTTATTGGAGAAGATAGAGAGAAAGCAAATTTAAATCTGTATGATAAAGTTATGCAAAATATGGATCTTCTTCCAAAAGGTACAATGCAGCCGATTGTAAAGCCTTTTGATGTTGATATTGATATTCCGATTATGTCGATTACTTTTTATAAGAAAGATAGTGCATCTATAAGTGATGCAGAACTATTTAAAATTGTACGTGAAATTCAGCAAGATCTAAACCGAATTGAGAATGTTTCAAAAACAGAGATAAAAGGTGGTCGTAAAGAACAGTATAATATTGAAGTCGATCTTGGAAAGCTTTCTGGGTATCACCTTTCACTTGGTCAGATTGTTCAGGCTATTAAAGCATTGGCAGTTGATGTTCCTGATGTTAAAGGGAGAACACAAGATGGCAAACTTGTAATTTTTGGAGTAAAAAATGCTATTGAAAGTGTGCATGATGTTGAAAATTTGATTGTTGCACAATATAGAGGTTCTCCAATATATTTGAAAAATATTGCAAAAGTAAGTGCAGGAAGTGATATACAAAACTTTAAAAGTGTAGAGATCTCTGAAAGAAAAGGTGATACTTTTACACCTCTTAAACCGGCAGTTACATTAACACTGGGTAAATTGGCAGGTGCAAATGCTGTTGTAATTGCTGATGAAGTAAAGATGCGTATGCAAGAGTATAAACCTCTTTTGGAAAATAATGGCATTGGTTTTACAATTACCAGAGATTATGGTAAGCGGGCTAATGATGCGGTTAATGAGCTTGTAGATCATATTCTTATTACTATTGTCATTATCTCTGTAATGCTTGTATTCTTCCTTGGATGGAAAGAGTCTATTATTGTTACATTTACAGTTCCTGCAATTCTTGCTATTACTCTATTTATAGCATACCTTAGCGGGCAAACTATCAACCGTATTACACTATTTGCATTTTTACTCTCATTGGGACTTTTGGTTGATGCTGCAATTATTGTTATTGAAAATATTCACAGACATCTACATAACCACGATGCTGTAGATAAAGATATGGACGAGATAATGGTTGAAGCTACTGATGAGATTGGTGCTCCAACAAACATAGCTACATTGGCTATTATTCTTACAATGGTCCCTATGGCATTTGTAGGTGGTATGATGGGACAGT
The genomic region above belongs to Hydrogenimonas thermophila and contains:
- a CDS encoding TolC family protein; this translates as MKKTLLAMVLALPLFAVQEHLTLEQALTLVKQNNLEIKVAQDDVRMKELDIDVAKGYNYGSLDLVINALRSNDAGNVFGFKLQSREATFGDFGFADFLNPPPGTTDPLVVQPKDLNHPEARNHFQEKIQYQVPLYVGGKLNKYGQIAQKMAEMSRLDKQKVVNEKIFQTRKTFYDIALVNSYIKNLKIILNNVEELEDTVANMVKEGYALDIDLLQVKSKKADVLRMLNQAKLNRDLAYQFLSFLVDDKVESVAIADKDVPMPIMSKEEMLNRNIDIQKAKMGLKITDLALGVERASFYPQIGAFAEYGSADDQFMNDFSDKDAYTVGVQLKWNIFNGLIDKSKYEKARVQNLKVRHQVELAKKGIALKIDKIITEIKSKEYDIKSLQEKVKLARRVYENYYNRYKEGLISINDVLIKNSEEIQAVLKLAETRNARNDKVFELENIINKGTL
- a CDS encoding efflux RND transporter periplasmic adaptor subunit, giving the protein MKKIALLITLFAAILSAADLTLTGSVVSDNQKMMTSRYMGFVKKVYVVEGERVKKGQLLYTIDSKEIDSAKSQVELAISQAELALQMNRNQYNNILTNLARHERLFKKGMVSKYELENLQLAAENTKAMIEIAKKQVEQAKAKLKEVLNQYKYLDVRAPNSGVVVEKRINAGEMAIPGMPAIILTDLSSLKIMTEISESNLKDVKVGQKVKVSIPSIGYEKEGEVYAIIPSSNPMTHQFRIKVSFDYKGYRVYPGMYAQVTISK
- a CDS encoding efflux RND transporter permease subunit encodes the protein MKEVKRYQPKDVAGKLAVGFLHNPLTPILGIFLLIIGYISLEIMPREEDPQIAVAGGTIIVPMPGATPREVENIIVNPLERKIREIKGVEHVYGIAMNNVGVVNVMYFIGEDREKANLNLYDKVMQNMDLLPKGTMQPIVKPFDVDIDIPIMSITFYKKDSASISDAELFKIVREIQQDLNRIENVSKTEIKGGRKEQYNIEVDLGKLSGYHLSLGQIVQAIKALAVDVPDVKGRTQDGKLVIFGVKNAIESVHDVENLIVAQYRGSPIYLKNIAKVSAGSDIQNFKSVEISERKGDTFTPLKPAVTLTLGKLAGANAVVIADEVKMRMQEYKPLLENNGIGFTITRDYGKRANDAVNELVDHILITIVIISVMLVFFLGWKESIIVTFTVPAILAITLFIAYLSGQTINRITLFAFLLSLGLLVDAAIIVIENIHRHLHNHDAVDKDMDEIMVEATDEIGAPTNIATLAIILTMVPMAFVGGMMGQFMKPIPANVPVALVASLIVAYIFTPYLGRRLLKKPHMHHHKHHFQKDEVQAQGGAK